The DNA sequence TGAAAATGTCTGTCGCACGCCGAGTTCTCGACCGAGGAATATTGTGTCGTCCTGACGGCCGAACGTCAGGGGGCCAACCTTCGGGCTCATACCCCATTCGCACACCATCTTGTGGGCAAGGGTCGTCGCCTTATCAATATCGTCGTGCGAGCCGGTAGACACATCGCCGAATACCAGAAGTTCCGCGGCCCGGCCACCAAGCATGATTGCCAGCTGGTCGACGCAGAATGCACGTGAGTAGATACGTTTGTCATCTAGTGGGAGTTGCTGCGTAACACCAAGTGCGCGGCCGCGCGGGACAATCGTGACCTTGTGAATCGGATCGGTGCCCGGAATCATCCGGGAAACGAGGGCATGACCGGCCTCGTGGTATGCAATCCAGCGCTTCTCCTTGTCGCTTATTAGCAAGCTGCGCCGCTCAACGCCCATCAGCACCTTATCCTTGGAGTCTTCAAAGTCCTGCATCGTCACCGCAGCCCGGCCTCTCCGTGCAGCAAGCAGGGCAGCCTCGTTCACCATGTTGGCAAGGTCTGCGCCTGAGAACCCTGGCGTACCGCGGGCCAGGACCTTGATATCCACGTCGGCGGCCATGGTAATCTTGCGCGTGTGGACACGTAGGATGCCTTCCCGGCCAACCACATCGGGCGAATCAACCACAATCTGCCGGTCGAATCGGCCCGGCCGCAGAAGTGCCCGGTCCAAGATATCCGGCCGGTTGGTGGCGGCCATGATGATGACGCCGTCCTGGGTCTCAAACCCGTCCATTTCCACCAACAACTGGTTTAGAGTTTGTTCCCGCTCATCGTGTCCACCACCGAGTCCGGCTCCCCGCTGCCGGCCAACCGCATCAATCTCGTCAATAAAGATGATACACGGCGCATTCTTCTTACCCTGTTCGAAAAGGTCCCGCACCCGAGCCGCACCGACACCCACGAACATTTCGACAAAGTCTGACCCGGATATTGAAAGGAACGGCACACCCGCTTCACCCGCCACGGCCTTGGCCAGCAGCGTCTTTCCTGTCCCCGTTGGCCCAACCAAAAGTACACCCTTGGGAATCCGGCCACCAAGACGCTGAAACTTGTGAGGCGCCTTGAGGAACTCGATGACCTCGTAAAGCTCTTCCTTGGCTTCTTCTACTCCGGCCACGTCGTTGAACGTCACCTTGGGCCGGTCCGAAGTCATGGGGCGGGCGCGCGACTTGCCGAATGTGAAAGCCCGGTCCTGACCCGAAGACATCCGACGCATGAAAAGTACCCAGACGCCGATAACAAGAATCCAGGGCAGAACGCTCATGAGTATCGTACCCAACTGAGACGGTGCTCGTGCGGTTACCTTCACGCCAGCTGCAAGCAACCTCGACACCAGCTCCGGGTCATCCGGCGCATAGGTCCTGAACTCGACGTAGCGCACACTACCCCTTGGCGTCGTCAACTCAGCCTCCTGTCTGAGTCGGCCGGTAAGCTCTCTGTCAACGATTGTCACCTCGGCCACATTGCCGGCTTCAAGCTCCCGGATGAAGTCGGTATAGTCCACACTCTGACGTCCCCGGCTCCGCGCAACAAAGAAGTTCCACGCCGCCCAGGCCGCGAGAAAAACTGTCAGCCAGACGATTATCGGCGTAAAGAACCGTCGGCGCTGCGACTTTTCAGCCATGAACGGAAACAGGTCGGCCGGACCCCACGACCGTCACTACAGTCTCGCACCCGGCGCCCGCAGAAGAACTCCCGGAGTCCGAGACAACTCCGCAGGCTCTGTCTTGAGCCAAGACAGCCCGTAAGTCCAAGGGCAGAGCAGCCGACTGTCTGCACGATACGCCGGTCGGCCGCCGGGGAGTTACGCTGCGCCGGATTAGCCGGACAAAGCGGTTCAGTTTTAGCGTAGCATCTGGTCCGGGCGCCAGGAA is a window from the candidate division WOR-3 bacterium genome containing:
- the ftsH gene encoding ATP-dependent zinc metalloprotease FtsH encodes the protein MAEKSQRRRFFTPIIVWLTVFLAAWAAWNFFVARSRGRQSVDYTDFIRELEAGNVAEVTIVDRELTGRLRQEAELTTPRGSVRYVEFRTYAPDDPELVSRLLAAGVKVTARAPSQLGTILMSVLPWILVIGVWVLFMRRMSSGQDRAFTFGKSRARPMTSDRPKVTFNDVAGVEEAKEELYEVIEFLKAPHKFQRLGGRIPKGVLLVGPTGTGKTLLAKAVAGEAGVPFLSISGSDFVEMFVGVGAARVRDLFEQGKKNAPCIIFIDEIDAVGRQRGAGLGGGHDEREQTLNQLLVEMDGFETQDGVIIMAATNRPDILDRALLRPGRFDRQIVVDSPDVVGREGILRVHTRKITMAADVDIKVLARGTPGFSGADLANMVNEAALLAARRGRAAVTMQDFEDSKDKVLMGVERRSLLISDKEKRWIAYHEAGHALVSRMIPGTDPIHKVTIVPRGRALGVTQQLPLDDKRIYSRAFCVDQLAIMLGGRAAELLVFGDVSTGSHDDIDKATTLAHKMVCEWGMSPKVGPLTFGRQDDTIFLGRELGVRQTFSEETARLIDSEVRRFVESEQERAYKIASANRDKLDALAQALLEKESLSGDEIDRLLGISPTQSPAVTEKERKTASGVQRLESGTTSEAPAGLGEDEARSSTSERPDSWRGTPGGDEALRQAS